The Brassica napus cultivar Da-Ae chromosome C7, Da-Ae, whole genome shotgun sequence genomic interval gGGATTTTTCTGTATAAGcatatttgtttcctttttcgtATAAGgaagaaaattatattattggtGATTTTATTAAGGTGGTAACTTATCGTGTGTGGTTGGGTGCAGGAGAAGAACCATGGAACGTATGACTTTATATTCGTTGATGCTGACAAAGACAACTATATCAACTACCATAAACGTTTGATCGATCTAGTGAAAGTTGGAGGAGTGATAGGCTACGACAACACTCTGTGGAACGGCTCTGTCGTGGCTCCTCCAGATGCGCCAATGAGGAAGTACGTTCGTTACTACAGAGACTTTGTTCTTGAGCTTAACAAGGCTCTTGCTGCTGACCCTAGGATTGAGATCTGCATGCTCCCTGTTGGTGATGGAATCACTATCTGCCGTCGGATCAATTGATTGATACCCCACTTTTGAGTGTGGGttgattattttcatttctCTCTACCTTTCATTCACCAACCATCTTTATGTATTTTGTTATGTAATATCTCtgttatcctttttttttacttgtgaaCAAAGCAATGATGTATCCttccttttgttttgttgttttcattATATATGATACAGAACACCATCTAAAAGAAGATATCAGTCATTATGTTTTCTAAAGATATTTTAAGGAActcatacacaaaatggttaCTATGCTATAATGTAGCTTAATAGAATTAAGTGATTaatcatatttgttttacaGGAGGAACCTATAAAGAACAATCTTGGAGCTCTTTATTACCTCCTCTAACAAGGTGTATTATTGCATCAACCAATCATCATAAACTTAATTTGTTGAAAGGTGGCTGTTGGAATTGTCAAACTAAAACAAGACCCAAattaatagttatatatattgagagaaagaaagCAACAAAGTAGGAAGATTAGGTCAGCAgtctttgaaattttattagaaATACTAAAACACATGTTAGGTAGTTTCAGCTCAATTACTCAAACAAAAGATGATGTATTATACACTTTTCCTTGGAGCTTTTGtcaaaaagagagaagaaaatttAGTTTAAGAACTATTAAAGacattttctttttagaaaCCAAAATTTTTGATGTTATTACAATATGAAAGAATCTTATCTCATATACAACATAGAGTTCTTTTTTCATTTGTCATCTGTGTACAAAATGAAGTTAGATATGTCCTTTAATCCAGCCTCTTCATAACATTTAGCAATATGGTGCAAAGATTCAGACCATGTTCCTTCAATAGATGCCAAGTCCAAGAGAAAAGCAGCAACATCCAAAGCAACTTGGATGGGATCTTTACCCTTCTTCAAATCCTCAAAACGACCTTCATCACTCACTTTCTCTCTTATGAATTCGATTTGCTCATCTTCCCATTGTGCAATACTAGCAACCTCCTGCATGTTTTCACACAGTTAAAAATACTATATAGCACAGCCACATTCAACCctttaaaaaattatcataaCTTTGACATGCCTCATAAGGACATCCTAAAGTCCACCAAGGTGACTTCAGTGCTACTCTAGCCGCTTCTTTTGCTTCTGAATCACGTCCAACCCTGCACATAAGAAGAGCCTTAGATAAGTGTTTTATgtcattttacaaaataataaaattgagaGTTGATGAAGTTACAAACTTCTGCAGTATGTTTGCGTAATACACAAAAGGCCGTCCAAATCCTGGAAACAGATCTTTCCTTGTGTAGAATTCTCCTGTCACCATAGCTGAGACCttccagaaaaaaaagaagaagtctcTTAAAAGTTTCATAAGTGAGATTCAGAGACATAATATGCTTTAAAGATTCTTACATGATCTCCTTCATCGAAATGCCGTAATACTTTCTTCTCCAACACATCAGGAAACAGACCAACCTATACAACACCACAATAATGTTTACTGTGGTGTACATAATGTCTTTCATAGATAAGCACAGtaaatggttttttttaaaCGCTTGCCTTCTTTAAGACATAAACATCGAGATTATCAATCTGAGATTCAGCAAAAGCACCCTTTTTGTAAAGCTTCTCGCCTGCCTCAGCTGAAGCAATGTAGAGTTCTGACAACTCTTGCGCATCTTCTTCCACAAGAATCCGGTGAATGTACTCATCTACCTGAATATTAAACACTGTAAATTACTTATCTTTCTcatggaaataaaaaataagtcaCCAATCCTTTTTAAGAAGGCAGAGCTAGAATGAGATGAATGAAATTACATTTCTAGCTATAAGCCGGACACCACTCCTCCAAACTTCAACAACAGGCATATCCAATCTGTTCTTGGATAACAAAAGGTTAAATTCAAACAACATGTAATGAAGAGTTACCAAGAATGATC includes:
- the LOC106436716 gene encoding protein IN CHLOROPLAST ATPASE BIOGENESIS, chloroplastic isoform X1 encodes the protein MSSLFTPFSALPLRHTRATVSCCSSGHVSFIKEVAVTEPPKHLQHLLKVLQTRGETIISPGAKQGLIPLAIPLSKDSSGSVTALLRWPTAPPGYDILVRSFLVTLHYMLFEFNLLLSKNRLDMPVVEVWRSGVRLIARNVDEYIHRILVEEDAQELSELYIASAEAGEKLYKKGAFAESQIDNLDVYVLKKVGLFPDVLEKKVLRHFDEGDHVSAMVTGEFYTRKDLFPGFGRPFVYYANILQKVGRDSEAKEAARVALKSPWWTLGCPYEEVASIAQWEDEQIEFIREKVSDEGRFEDLKKGKDPIQVALDVAAFLLDLASIEGTWSESLHHIAKCYEEAGLKDISNFILYTDDK
- the LOC106436716 gene encoding protein IN CHLOROPLAST ATPASE BIOGENESIS, chloroplastic isoform X2, which translates into the protein MSSLFTPFSALPLRHTRATVSCCSSGHVSFIKEVAVTEPPKHLQHLLKVLQTRGETIISPGAKQGLIPLAIPLSKDSSGSVTALLRWPTAPPGLDMPVVEVWRSGVRLIARNVDEYIHRILVEEDAQELSELYIASAEAGEKLYKKGAFAESQIDNLDVYVLKKVGLFPDVLEKKVLRHFDEGDHVSAMVTGEFYTRKDLFPGFGRPFVYYANILQKVGRDSEAKEAARVALKSPWWTLGCPYEEVASIAQWEDEQIEFIREKVSDEGRFEDLKKGKDPIQVALDVAAFLLDLASIEGTWSESLHHIAKCYEEAGLKDISNFILYTDDK